In the Streptomyces fradiae ATCC 10745 = DSM 40063 genome, one interval contains:
- the pcaDC gene encoding bifunctional 3-oxoadipate enol-lactonase/4-carboxymuconolactone decarboxylase PcaDC, translating into MSETPPNTLQHRFDGPEDAPVLILGPSLGATWHMWDRQTAELSARHRVLRFDLPGHGGAPAHAVSSVAGLTGRLLATLDALGVQRFGYAGAGIGAAVGADLALRAPQRLAALALVGASPRFGTADEYRQRGVVVRAHGMDPMARTAPEQWFTPAFAAAQPAIADWAVQMVRTTDPGCYIAACEALAAFDVRADLPRVGVPTLVLVGSDDRVAGPAAARTLVAGIPDARLAVVPGAAHLAPVEQPAAVTDLLAGHFAASWQDTLTALAAPAPPPAAQPPAGPAPAAVPPAHVPTPAAPPAAHRADPYGPGLRLRREVLGDAHVDAALDGADDLTRDFQELVTRYAWGEVWSRDGLDRRTRSSVALTALTAGGHLDELAVHTRAALRNGLTPTEIREILLQAAVYCGVPAANAAFRVAARVIRQETTLGD; encoded by the coding sequence GTGAGCGAGACACCACCGAACACCCTGCAGCACCGCTTCGACGGGCCGGAGGACGCGCCGGTCCTCATCCTGGGGCCCTCACTGGGCGCCACCTGGCACATGTGGGACCGGCAGACGGCCGAGCTGAGCGCGCGCCACCGGGTGCTGCGCTTCGACCTGCCCGGCCACGGCGGGGCCCCCGCCCACGCCGTGTCGTCGGTGGCCGGGCTCACCGGGCGGCTGCTCGCCACCCTCGACGCGCTCGGCGTCCAGCGGTTCGGGTACGCCGGGGCGGGGATCGGCGCGGCCGTCGGCGCCGACCTCGCCCTGCGCGCCCCGCAGCGGCTCGCGGCGCTCGCCCTGGTCGGCGCGTCCCCGCGGTTCGGCACCGCCGACGAGTACCGGCAGCGCGGCGTCGTCGTCCGCGCCCACGGCATGGACCCCATGGCCCGCACGGCGCCCGAGCAGTGGTTCACCCCGGCCTTCGCCGCCGCCCAGCCCGCCATCGCCGACTGGGCCGTGCAGATGGTCCGCACCACGGACCCCGGCTGCTACATCGCCGCGTGCGAGGCGCTCGCCGCGTTCGACGTCCGCGCCGACCTGCCCCGCGTCGGGGTGCCCACCCTGGTCCTCGTCGGCTCCGACGACCGCGTGGCCGGCCCCGCGGCCGCCCGTACCCTCGTCGCCGGCATACCCGACGCCCGGCTCGCCGTCGTGCCCGGCGCCGCGCACCTGGCGCCCGTCGAGCAGCCGGCGGCCGTCACCGACCTGCTGGCGGGGCACTTCGCCGCCTCCTGGCAGGACACCCTCACGGCGCTCGCCGCACCCGCGCCGCCCCCCGCCGCCCAGCCGCCCGCCGGGCCCGCCCCCGCCGCCGTACCGCCCGCGCACGTGCCGACGCCGGCGGCCCCGCCCGCCGCGCACCGCGCCGATCCGTACGGGCCCGGCCTGCGGCTGCGCAGGGAGGTGCTCGGCGACGCCCACGTGGACGCCGCCCTCGACGGCGCCGACGACCTCACCCGCGACTTCCAGGAGCTGGTCACCCGGTACGCCTGGGGCGAGGTGTGGTCCCGCGACGGCTTGGACCGGCGCACCCGCAGCAGCGTCGCCCTCACCGCGCTCACCGCCGGCGGGCACCTGGACGAGCTGGCCGTGCACACCCGCGCCGCCCTGCGCAACGGGCTGACGCCCACGGAGATCCGCGAGATCCTCCTCCAGGCCGCCGTGTACTGCGGCGTCCCCGCCGCGAACGCCGCCTTCCGCGTCGCGGCCCGCGTCATCCGCCAGGAGACCACCCTCGGGGACTGA
- a CDS encoding L,D-transpeptidase family protein, producing the protein MSRTHARILLRTTALAGTAVLTAALTACSGGGGGSSAGDAAGDGKAKPETRITVNLTGERAKPGTPVQVTLAEGRLAQVTVTDSKGATLEGKVSADGRTWTSARNAAPGTGYTVEARDADGGTAKAGFATAPPEKVNKLSLAPGKNSTVGIAQPLSIVFDHPVKNKAAVEKALKVTTSDNTEGSWGWMQDWSGKDRVDWRPREYWKAGTEVTLDARLNGVDSGPGGGWFVRDYLTGFTVGKNQVVKVDLDGHRLKLVRDGQVVRDVPMSGGTPGGQKASWRGRTVLMSKEGTINMRSETVGLGDAYDKMVDYSMRLTWSGMYAHAAPWNARYMGNANRSSGCIGMTDADAAWVYGQVQVGDPFEIEGDDAKGTQAVNNGYGAWNVSWSEWQAKSALR; encoded by the coding sequence TTGAGCCGCACACACGCCCGTATCCTGCTCCGCACCACCGCCCTCGCCGGTACCGCGGTTCTGACCGCGGCGCTGACCGCGTGCTCGGGCGGTGGCGGCGGCTCCTCGGCCGGCGACGCCGCCGGGGACGGCAAGGCCAAGCCCGAGACCCGCATCACCGTGAACCTCACGGGCGAGCGGGCCAAGCCCGGCACCCCCGTCCAGGTCACCCTGGCGGAGGGCAGGCTGGCGCAGGTCACCGTCACCGACTCCAAGGGCGCCACCCTGGAGGGCAAGGTGTCCGCGGACGGCCGCACCTGGACGTCCGCCCGCAACGCCGCCCCCGGCACCGGCTACACGGTGGAGGCGCGCGACGCGGACGGCGGCACCGCGAAGGCCGGCTTCGCGACCGCCCCGCCGGAGAAGGTCAACAAGCTGAGCCTCGCCCCCGGGAAGAACAGCACCGTCGGCATAGCCCAGCCGCTGTCGATCGTCTTCGACCACCCGGTCAAGAACAAGGCCGCCGTCGAGAAGGCCCTGAAGGTCACCACCTCGGACAACACCGAGGGCTCCTGGGGCTGGATGCAGGACTGGTCCGGCAAGGACCGCGTCGACTGGCGGCCCAGGGAGTACTGGAAGGCGGGCACCGAGGTGACGCTCGACGCCCGCCTCAACGGCGTCGACTCCGGGCCGGGCGGCGGCTGGTTCGTCCGCGACTACCTGACCGGCTTCACCGTCGGGAAGAACCAGGTCGTCAAGGTCGACCTGGACGGCCACCGGCTGAAGCTCGTCCGCGACGGGCAGGTCGTCCGGGACGTCCCCATGTCGGGCGGCACGCCCGGCGGCCAGAAGGCCTCCTGGCGCGGCCGTACGGTGCTGATGTCGAAGGAGGGCACGATCAACATGCGCTCCGAGACCGTCGGCCTCGGCGACGCGTACGACAAGATGGTCGACTACTCGATGCGGCTCACCTGGTCGGGGATGTACGCCCACGCGGCGCCGTGGAACGCCCGGTACATGGGCAACGCGAACCGCAGCTCGGGGTGCATCGGCATGACCGACGCGGACGCCGCGTGGGTGTACGGCCAGGTCCAGGTCGGCGACCCGTTCGAGATCGAGGGCGACGACGCCAAGGGCACCCAGGCCGTGAACAACGGCTACGGCGCGTGGAACGTCTCCTGGAGCGAGTGGCAGGCGAAGAGCGCCCTGCGCTGA
- a CDS encoding LysR family transcriptional regulator, translated as MSVGIHHLRTFLMAIDEGSISKAAARLHMAQSAVSRRLAELERHVKQPLLERSAEGVQPTVAGKMFCAKADAAVTAFDDAMRSDLHRVRPLRVGYAWSAAGVYTSRILRRWQEKNPDVLVRMRRVDDPAGGLTSGLSDVAIMRTHARRRSLHEELLVMEPRVAAVSVDNPLAAMGEVRLPDLADYPLVINSFSGTTNLELWQEGRQPAVAVEVDTIDDWQTYIAAGVGVGLTPASTAWMHPHAEIRYLPVRDAPPVPVYLVWASNNQHPALRSFIHLARDVVAEVAE; from the coding sequence ATGTCTGTTGGCATTCACCATTTGAGGACGTTCCTCATGGCGATCGACGAGGGCAGCATCTCGAAGGCCGCGGCGCGGTTGCACATGGCGCAGTCCGCGGTGTCCCGCCGGCTCGCGGAGCTGGAGCGCCATGTGAAGCAGCCCCTGCTGGAGCGCTCGGCGGAAGGGGTGCAGCCCACGGTGGCCGGGAAGATGTTCTGCGCCAAGGCGGACGCCGCCGTCACCGCCTTCGACGACGCCATGCGCTCCGACCTGCACCGGGTGCGCCCGCTGCGGGTCGGATACGCCTGGTCGGCCGCCGGCGTGTACACGAGCCGGATCCTGCGGCGCTGGCAGGAGAAGAACCCGGACGTACTGGTCCGGATGAGGCGGGTCGACGACCCCGCGGGCGGACTGACCAGCGGCCTGTCGGACGTGGCCATCATGCGCACCCACGCCCGGCGCCGGAGCCTGCACGAGGAACTCCTCGTGATGGAGCCGAGGGTCGCTGCCGTGTCGGTGGACAACCCGCTCGCCGCGATGGGCGAGGTCCGGCTGCCCGACCTCGCCGACTACCCGCTCGTGATCAACTCGTTCTCGGGCACCACCAACCTGGAGCTGTGGCAGGAGGGCCGGCAGCCCGCGGTGGCGGTGGAGGTGGACACCATCGACGACTGGCAGACCTACATCGCCGCCGGTGTCGGTGTCGGCCTGACACCGGCCTCCACCGCCTGGATGCATCCGCATGCGGAGATCAGATACCTTCCCGTTCGCGATGCCCCTCCGGTGCCGGTCTATCTGGTCTGGGCGTCCAACAACCAGCATCCGGCACTGCGCTCCTTCATCCACCTGGCGCGGGACGTGGTGGCGGAGGTCGCCGAGTAG
- the ggt gene encoding gamma-glutamyltransferase, whose amino-acid sequence MRRPTVRNVSLAVVAAAAVTAVAAAPPSAAPPHTVPPSAVERTRTAPAAPAGPLAGSAPVPAAPAKVPVAAGYGGAVASVDPDASAAGVQVLRAGGNAVDAAVATAAALGVTEPYSAGIGGGGYLVHYDARTRTVHTVDGRETAPRTADASLFLEDGEPVPFAQAMTSGLSVGTPGTPATWDAALRAWGTRPLGELLAPAVRLARDGFVVDETFRAQTRANEERFRDFPASAALFLPDGAPPAVGTVLKNPDLARTYEELARHGAGALYRGALARDIVRTVRRPPVRPGADRIVRPGDLTVRDLARYETVDRRPTKVTYRGLDVYGMAPSSSGGTTVGEALNILEGTDLRRATPRTYLHRLIEASRVAFADRGRWVGDPAFEDVPVRGLLAQRFADARACLIRDDRALTSPLAPGDPRAPRPCGTSGRAAPTTYEGENTTHLTTADRWGNVVSYTLTIESTGGSGITVPGRGFLLNNELTDFSFAPADPAVHDPNLPGPGKRPRSSMSPTIVLDRHARPVLALGSPGGATIITTVLQTLTGVVDRGLPLVDAIAAPRASQRNQPVTDLEPALYDSPLRARLAALGHTFRETPEIGAATGVQRLPDGRWLAAAETVRRGGGSAMVVRPAG is encoded by the coding sequence ATGCGTCGCCCCACCGTACGGAACGTCTCCCTCGCCGTCGTCGCCGCCGCGGCCGTCACCGCGGTGGCCGCCGCCCCGCCGTCCGCCGCCCCGCCCCACACCGTTCCGCCGTCCGCCGTCGAGCGGACGCGGACCGCCCCGGCCGCCCCGGCGGGCCCGCTCGCCGGGTCCGCCCCGGTGCCCGCCGCCCCCGCCAAGGTGCCGGTCGCCGCCGGGTACGGGGGCGCCGTCGCGAGCGTCGACCCGGACGCCTCGGCGGCCGGCGTCCAGGTCCTCCGCGCGGGCGGCAACGCCGTCGACGCCGCCGTCGCCACGGCCGCCGCGCTCGGCGTCACCGAGCCGTACTCGGCGGGCATCGGCGGAGGCGGCTACCTGGTCCACTACGACGCCCGCACCCGCACCGTCCACACCGTCGACGGCCGCGAGACCGCGCCCCGCACCGCGGACGCCTCCCTCTTCCTGGAGGACGGCGAGCCCGTCCCGTTCGCGCAGGCCATGACCAGCGGCCTCTCCGTCGGCACGCCCGGCACCCCCGCCACCTGGGATGCCGCGCTGCGGGCCTGGGGCACCAGGCCGCTCGGGGAACTGCTGGCGCCGGCCGTCCGGCTCGCCCGGGACGGCTTCGTCGTCGACGAGACGTTCCGCGCGCAGACCCGCGCCAACGAGGAGCGGTTCCGCGACTTCCCGGCCAGCGCCGCGCTCTTCCTCCCGGACGGCGCCCCACCCGCCGTCGGCACCGTCCTGAAGAACCCCGACCTGGCCCGCACCTACGAGGAGCTCGCCCGCCACGGCGCCGGAGCCCTCTACCGGGGCGCCCTCGCCCGCGACATCGTCCGCACCGTGCGCAGGCCCCCCGTCCGCCCCGGCGCCGACCGCATCGTCCGCCCCGGCGACCTGACGGTCCGGGACCTCGCGCGGTACGAGACGGTGGACCGGCGCCCCACGAAGGTCACCTACCGGGGCCTGGACGTCTACGGCATGGCGCCCTCCTCGTCGGGCGGCACCACCGTGGGCGAGGCGCTCAACATCCTGGAGGGCACCGACCTGCGGCGCGCCACCCCGAGGACGTACCTCCACCGGCTGATCGAGGCGAGCCGCGTCGCCTTCGCCGACCGGGGCCGCTGGGTCGGCGACCCGGCCTTCGAGGACGTGCCGGTGCGGGGCCTGCTCGCCCAGCGGTTCGCGGACGCGCGGGCCTGCCTCATCCGCGACGACCGCGCGCTGACCAGCCCGCTCGCCCCCGGCGACCCGCGCGCACCGCGGCCGTGCGGCACGTCGGGCCGGGCGGCGCCGACGACGTACGAGGGCGAGAACACCACCCATCTGACGACCGCCGACCGGTGGGGCAACGTCGTCTCGTACACCCTCACCATCGAGTCGACCGGCGGCAGCGGCATCACCGTGCCCGGCCGGGGCTTCCTCCTCAACAACGAGCTGACCGACTTCTCCTTCGCCCCGGCCGACCCGGCGGTCCACGACCCGAACCTCCCCGGCCCCGGCAAGCGCCCCCGCTCCTCCATGTCCCCGACGATCGTCCTCGACCGGCACGCCCGGCCCGTGCTCGCGCTCGGCTCGCCCGGCGGCGCCACGATCATCACGACCGTCCTGCAGACCCTCACCGGGGTCGTCGACCGGGGCCTGCCGCTGGTCGACGCCATCGCCGCGCCCCGCGCCAGCCAGCGCAACCAGCCCGTCACCGACCTCGAACCGGCCCTGTACGACAGCCCCTTGCGCGCCCGCCTCGCCGCCCTGGGCCACACGTTCCGCGAGACCCCGGAGATCGGCGCCGCGACGGGCGTCCAGCGGCTTCCGGACGGCCGCTGGCTCGCCGCGGCCGAGACGGTACGGCGGGGCGGCGGCTCCGCGATGGTGGTCCGCCCGGCGGGCTGA
- a CDS encoding MBL fold metallo-hydrolase: MKLTKKAHACVRLEKDGQTLVIDPGGFSEQDAALGADAILVTHEHPDHFDEDRLRAGMEANPAAEIWTLRSVADQLSAAFPGRVHTVGHGDTFTAAGFEVEVHGELHAVIHPDIPRVTNIGFLVDGSVFHPGDALTVPGRPVETLFLPVMAPWNKISEVIDYVREVKPLRAVDVHDALLTPLARPIYDRHVGTLGGTDHRRLAPGAYTEL, encoded by the coding sequence ATGAAGCTGACCAAGAAAGCACACGCCTGCGTGCGGCTGGAGAAGGACGGACAGACCCTCGTCATCGACCCGGGCGGGTTCAGCGAGCAGGACGCGGCGCTCGGCGCCGACGCGATCCTCGTCACCCACGAGCACCCCGACCACTTCGACGAGGACCGCCTGCGCGCCGGGATGGAGGCGAATCCCGCCGCGGAGATCTGGACCCTGCGCAGTGTCGCCGACCAGCTCTCCGCCGCCTTCCCCGGCCGCGTCCACACCGTCGGCCACGGCGACACCTTCACCGCCGCCGGTTTCGAGGTCGAGGTCCACGGCGAGCTGCACGCCGTGATCCACCCGGACATCCCCCGCGTCACCAACATCGGCTTCCTGGTCGACGGCTCCGTCTTCCACCCCGGCGACGCCCTCACCGTCCCCGGCCGCCCCGTGGAGACCCTCTTCCTGCCGGTCATGGCCCCCTGGAACAAGATCTCCGAGGTGATCGACTACGTCCGCGAGGTGAAGCCGCTGCGGGCCGTCGACGTGCACGACGCGCTGCTCACCCCGCTGGCCCGGCCCATCTACGACCGGCACGTGGGCACCCTCGGCGGCACCGACCACCGCAGGCTCGCGCCGGGGGCGTACACCGAGCTGTGA
- a CDS encoding exodeoxyribonuclease III: protein MRIATWNVNSITARLPRLLAWLESSGTDVLCVQETKCTAEQFPAAELRELGYESVVNATGRWNGVALISRVGLDDVVTGLPGGPEYEGVEEPRALSATCGPVRVWSVYVPNGREVAHDHYAYKLRWLEALRAAVADDAAGPRPFAVLGDFNIAPTDDDVWDRSAFEGSTHVTAPERAALEGLRGAGLSDVVPRPLKYDHPFTYWDYRQLCFPKNRGMRIDLVYGNKPFADAVRDGYVDREERKGKGASDHAPVVVDLEV from the coding sequence ATGCGCATCGCGACCTGGAACGTCAACTCGATCACCGCTCGGCTGCCCCGCCTCCTGGCCTGGCTGGAGAGCAGCGGCACGGACGTGCTGTGCGTCCAGGAGACCAAGTGCACCGCCGAGCAGTTCCCCGCCGCCGAGCTCCGCGAGCTGGGCTACGAGTCGGTGGTGAACGCCACGGGCCGGTGGAACGGCGTGGCCCTAATCTCCCGGGTCGGCCTGGACGACGTCGTCACGGGCCTGCCCGGGGGGCCGGAGTACGAGGGCGTGGAGGAGCCGCGCGCCCTCTCCGCGACCTGCGGCCCCGTCCGTGTCTGGTCGGTGTACGTGCCGAACGGCCGCGAGGTCGCCCACGACCACTACGCCTACAAGCTGCGCTGGCTGGAGGCGCTGCGGGCGGCCGTCGCCGACGACGCGGCGGGCCCCCGCCCCTTCGCCGTGCTCGGCGACTTCAACATCGCGCCCACCGACGACGACGTGTGGGACCGCTCCGCCTTCGAGGGCTCCACGCACGTCACGGCCCCCGAGCGGGCCGCGCTGGAGGGCCTGCGCGGGGCGGGCCTGAGCGACGTCGTGCCGCGCCCCCTCAAGTACGACCACCCGTTCACGTACTGGGACTACCGCCAGCTCTGCTTCCCGAAGAACCGCGGCATGCGCATCGACCTGGTGTACGGGAACAAGCCCTTCGCCGACGCCGTGCGGGACGGCTACGTCGACCGCGAGGAGCGCAAGGGCAAGGGCGCCTCCGACCACGCCCCCGTCGTGGTGGACCTGGAGGTCTGA
- a CDS encoding nitrilase-related carbon-nitrogen hydrolase, with translation MPPIVRAALVQATWTGDTESMIAKHEQHARDAAERGARIIGFQEVFNAPYFCQVQDAAHHLWAEPVPDGPTVTRMRRLARETGMVVVAPVFESEGPGFAYNTAAVIDADGTYLGKYRKHHIPQLDGFYEKFYFRPGNLGWPVFDTAVGRVGVYICYDRHFPEGWRQLGLNGAQLVYNPSATHRSLSAHLWRLEQPAAAVANAYFVAAINRVGREEYGTNDFYGTSYFVDPRGHLVGDPASDREEELLVRDLDFGLIDEVRRQWAFYRDRRPDAYEGLVRP, from the coding sequence ATGCCCCCGATCGTGCGTGCCGCGCTGGTCCAGGCGACCTGGACCGGCGACACCGAATCGATGATCGCCAAGCATGAGCAGCACGCCCGCGACGCCGCCGAGCGGGGCGCGCGGATCATCGGCTTCCAGGAGGTGTTCAACGCCCCGTACTTCTGCCAGGTCCAGGACGCCGCGCACCACCTCTGGGCCGAGCCGGTCCCCGACGGTCCCACCGTGACCCGCATGCGCCGGCTGGCCCGCGAGACGGGCATGGTCGTCGTCGCCCCCGTCTTCGAGAGCGAGGGGCCCGGCTTCGCCTACAACACCGCGGCGGTCATCGACGCCGACGGCACCTACCTCGGCAAGTACCGCAAGCACCACATCCCCCAGCTCGACGGCTTCTACGAGAAGTTCTACTTCCGACCCGGCAACCTCGGCTGGCCCGTCTTCGACACCGCCGTCGGCCGCGTCGGCGTCTACATCTGCTACGACCGCCACTTCCCGGAGGGCTGGCGCCAGCTCGGCCTCAACGGCGCCCAGCTCGTCTACAACCCGTCCGCCACCCACCGCAGCCTCTCCGCCCACCTGTGGCGGCTGGAGCAGCCGGCCGCCGCCGTCGCCAACGCCTACTTCGTCGCCGCCATCAACCGGGTGGGCCGCGAGGAGTACGGGACCAACGACTTCTACGGCACCAGCTACTTCGTCGACCCGCGCGGACACCTCGTCGGCGACCCCGCCTCCGACCGCGAGGAGGAACTCCTCGTGCGGGACCTCGACTTCGGGCTGATCGACGAGGTGCGCAGGCAGTGGGCCTTCTACCGGGACCGGCGCCCCGACGCGTACGAAGGGCTGGTACGACCGTGA
- a CDS encoding alpha/beta fold hydrolase — translation MGHTRTAVRTAAVGTAAAVLATGAAFGPAPAASAQAARAAQAPQAPDAAATAAVADTAGPAATSATSATAGVRFVDIAGDGGTVLKANVVTPAGTGPADRHPLVVLPTSWATPQIEYLAQARALAGTGYVVVTYNSRGFWQSGGEIEVAGPPDIADASAVIDWALAHTPADPDRVGMAGVSYGAGISLLAAAHDRRIKAVVALSGWADLIDSIYSGRTQHRQAAAFLGGTGQLTGRPGAELRRVLDGFLSSDLSREQEMIDWGRKRSPATHVDRLNANGTAVMLGNAWGDTFFPPNQYASFYEKLTGPKRLELRPGDHATAEATGLLGLPNDTWTSARRWLDHHLRGVDNGVDREQPVRLRSRTSGGYEDYPDWASVGTRERRLALGGERGIRTGLDSGANGGVVLLSNALDQFLGLPPTVSVPLLPRSYAAVWQSERYPTAQRVRGTARLHTTVTPTAAGGTLVAYLYDVGPLGVGKLVSHAPYTFHGRVPGEPFTVDLELFSTAYDVPAGHRLALVVDAADPLYTEHNPAGARLTFSSPPSDPSYLSVPLRAE, via the coding sequence GTGGGACACACGCGCACCGCCGTGCGGACGGCGGCCGTCGGCACGGCCGCGGCCGTCCTGGCGACGGGGGCGGCCTTCGGGCCCGCCCCCGCCGCCTCCGCCCAGGCAGCCCGAGCAGCCCAGGCGCCCCAAGCCCCCGATGCCGCCGCAACCGCCGCGGTCGCCGACACCGCAGGGCCCGCCGCGACCTCCGCGACCTCCGCGACCGCCGGCGTCCGGTTCGTCGACATCGCCGGGGACGGCGGCACCGTGCTCAAGGCCAATGTCGTCACCCCCGCCGGGACCGGCCCGGCCGACCGCCACCCGCTCGTCGTGCTGCCCACGAGCTGGGCGACGCCGCAGATCGAGTACCTCGCCCAGGCCCGCGCCCTCGCCGGCACCGGGTACGTCGTCGTCACGTACAACTCGCGCGGCTTCTGGCAGTCCGGCGGGGAGATCGAGGTCGCCGGCCCGCCCGACATCGCCGACGCCTCCGCGGTCATCGACTGGGCCCTCGCCCACACCCCCGCCGACCCCGACCGCGTCGGCATGGCCGGCGTCTCGTACGGCGCCGGCATCAGCCTCCTCGCCGCCGCGCACGACCGGCGGATCAAGGCCGTCGTGGCGCTCAGCGGCTGGGCCGACCTGATCGACTCCATCTACAGCGGCCGCACCCAGCACCGCCAGGCCGCCGCCTTCCTCGGCGGCACGGGGCAGCTCACCGGCCGCCCCGGGGCCGAACTGCGGCGCGTCCTGGACGGGTTCCTCTCCTCCGACCTCTCCCGCGAGCAGGAGATGATCGACTGGGGCCGCAAGCGCTCCCCCGCCACCCACGTGGACCGCCTCAACGCCAACGGCACCGCCGTCATGCTCGGCAACGCCTGGGGCGACACCTTCTTCCCGCCCAACCAGTACGCCTCGTTCTACGAGAAGCTCACCGGCCCCAAGCGGCTGGAGCTGCGCCCCGGCGACCACGCCACCGCCGAGGCCACCGGCCTGCTCGGCCTGCCCAACGACACCTGGACCAGCGCCCGGCGCTGGCTCGACCACCACCTGCGGGGCGTCGACAACGGCGTCGACCGCGAACAGCCCGTGCGGCTCAGGTCCCGCACCTCCGGCGGCTACGAGGACTACCCCGACTGGGCCTCCGTCGGCACCCGCGAGCGGCGCCTCGCCCTCGGCGGCGAGCGGGGCATCCGCACGGGCCTCGACTCCGGCGCCAACGGCGGCGTGGTCCTGCTCTCCAACGCCCTCGACCAGTTCCTGGGGCTGCCCCCGACCGTCTCCGTGCCGCTGCTCCCCCGCTCGTACGCCGCCGTCTGGCAGTCGGAGCGGTACCCCACCGCGCAGCGGGTGCGCGGCACGGCGAGGCTGCACACCACGGTCACGCCGACGGCGGCCGGCGGCACCCTGGTGGCGTACCTGTACGACGTGGGGCCGCTCGGCGTCGGCAAGCTGGTGAGCCACGCCCCGTACACCTTCCACGGGAGGGTGCCGGGCGAGCCGTTCACGGTGGACCTGGAGCTGTTCTCGACCGCGTACGACGTTCCCGCGGGGCACCGGCTCGCCCTGGTGGTCGACGCGGCGGACCCGCTCTACACCGAGCACAACCCGGCCGGCGCGCGGCTGACCTTCTCCTCGCCGCCGTCCGACCCCTCGTACCTGTCGGTGCCGCTGCGCGCGGAGTGA
- a CDS encoding DUF6278 family protein: MKLPFLDSWRKRRDGGAHPAPLASAFERDPEGVAELLSECSLLRARAEEAGVPLDDTPGSLVALDQLPPRWREDPEELPWFGNDAGLYLGTVVVRTVPGAAWDVLPGGRAVVRLASGREIDVVGAGLDWAITGSPQLSQTYGEAAEGR, encoded by the coding sequence ATGAAACTGCCTTTCCTGGACTCCTGGCGCAAGCGGCGCGACGGCGGGGCTCACCCCGCGCCCCTCGCCTCCGCCTTCGAGCGGGACCCGGAGGGCGTGGCGGAACTGCTCTCCGAGTGCTCCCTGCTGCGCGCCCGGGCCGAGGAGGCAGGGGTGCCGCTGGACGACACGCCGGGCTCCCTGGTGGCGCTGGACCAGCTGCCGCCGCGCTGGCGCGAGGACCCCGAGGAGCTGCCGTGGTTCGGCAACGACGCGGGGCTGTACCTGGGCACCGTGGTCGTCCGTACCGTGCCCGGTGCCGCGTGGGACGTGCTGCCCGGCGGGCGGGCCGTGGTGCGGCTGGCCTCGGGGCGGGAGATCGACGTCGTCGGCGCCGGCCTGGACTGGGCGATCACCGGATCGCCGCAGCTCTCCCAGACGTACGGCGAGGCGGCCGAGGGGCGTTGA